A region of Pongo pygmaeus isolate AG05252 chromosome 15, NHGRI_mPonPyg2-v2.0_pri, whole genome shotgun sequence DNA encodes the following proteins:
- the LOC134738184 gene encoding LOW QUALITY PROTEIN: olfactory receptor 4S2-like (The sequence of the model RefSeq protein was modified relative to this genomic sequence to represent the inferred CDS: inserted 2 bases in 1 codon) — MRWDHTQEKVQENQSHSTSPAWGPMKVANNVTEFIFLGLSQDSGTQFMFFVLFLLFYVVIVVGNLLILLMVFSDPRLHTPMYFFVSNLSFVDIAYSSATAPKMIADFVSEKKTISYWGCITQMFTFHFLGCAEIFVLTVMAFDSYAAICQPLCYTVIMSANACTVLASLSWLGALGHSFVQTLLTFQLPFCNAQVIDHYFCDVHPVLKLPCADTTLVNMLVVANSGLISLGCFLILLASYTVILFSLRKQSAESRCKXLSTCGSHLTVVTFFFVACIFIYLHPSTTFPLDKAVSVFYTTITPMLNPLIYTLRNEDVKNAMRQLWSSKISLKEKQRG, encoded by the exons ATGCGGTGGGACCACACTCAAGAAAAAGTCCAGG agaacCAGAGTCACTCCACCAGTCCTGCCTGGGGCCCCATGAAAGTGGCCAACAATGTCACTGAGTTTATATTCCTGGGACTTTCCCAAGATTCTGGAACGCAATTTATGTTCTTTGTCTTATTTCTCCTCTTCTATGTCGTGATCGTGGTGGGAAATTTGCTCATTTTGCTTATGGTCTTTTCTGACCCCCGACTACACACGCCCATGTATTTCTTCGTCAGTAACCTGTCTTTTGTGGACATTGCCTATTCCTCGGCCACAGCACCCAAGATGATTGCAGACTTTGTTTCTGAGAAAAAGACTATTTCCTACTGGGGCTGTATAACTCAGATGTTTACCTTCCACTTTTTAGGTTGTgctgagatttttgttttgacTGTCATGGCTTTTGATAGCTATGCTGCTATCTGCCAACCACTCTGTTACACTGTCATAATGAGTGCTAATGCTTGTACTGTGCTGGCATCACTGTCCTGGTTGGGGGCCCTGGGTCATTCCTTTGTTCAGACTCTCCTGACCTTCCAGCTGCCCTTCTGTAATGCTCAGGTTATAGACCATTACTTTTGTGATGTCCACCCAGTCCTAAAACTTCCCTGTGCTGATACAACTCTGGTAAACATGCTGGTAGTTGCCAACAGTGGTCTCATCTCCCTAGGGTGTTTCCTCATTCTTTTGGCCTCCTACACAGTCATTCTGTTTAGTCTTCGAAAACAGTCTGCAGAGAGCCGATGCAA GCTCTCTACCTGTGGATCTCATCTGACTGTAGTAACTTTCTTCTTTGTTGCGTGTATCTTTATTTATCTCCATCCATCCACTACTTTCCCATTGGATAAAGCTGTGTCTGTGTTCTATACCACCATCACCCCAATGTTGAACCCACTCATCTATACTCTGAGGAATGAGGATGTAAAGAATGCCATGAGGCAGCTATGGAGTAGCAAGATCTCCTTGAAGGAAAAGCAGAGAGGATAG